TGCGCGAAGGCCGTCGTGGAGAGCAGGGCGGCGAGGATGATTCTTTTCATGCTTCGCTCCAATATTGGTTTAGAGACTGGTGTGAACTCTGAACGTATCGTCCGTATCGAGATAGGCGAAGACGGGACTGCGCCTCTTGCGGTGGAGACTGTGATCACAGTCGTCTTAGCAGGATGCGCGAGGCGCATCACAGCGATATGCGTATACGGACGTTGTATTAAGCGACGGGAGCTACAGGCTATGCACCTTTGATAGGGGAGGGGCCAGTGTCAACAACAATACTGGCGAGCATTAGTCCGGGGAGGAAACGGAACGCGCGTGCTCGTCGCTATTAGATCTTGTTGGACGAAAGATGCCATGACTAAATTGATTTACCCATACGCGATAAGTCCTGTCAAGAGGGGACGATTGTCCGCTGTCAATCGTTGGAAGCAAATAGTCGGATGGCGGGCAAAGCCTCCTGAAGTTCCGACATTAATTCTTATCTGCACTACTCGGAGAGAGTGATACAACTTCACTCTTGGAACCTGCGCTGGAATGCGGCTCTTCTTTTTTTCAGCTGCGCGGCCCGCTCACGTGGACTGCACAAGACGATTCCGCTTGGAAGGTGCGCAGCAATGTCCGCACGCTTGACCAGGACGGAGTGGACTTCGGGATCTTCGTCCAATTGGTGCAGGCGCTGCCAGCGCAGCATGATGAACCCTTCCTCCAGGCCCGCCGTGTCTACCCAGTTTGCGATGCCAGGATCGAAGGCCGAGACCACGAGCGTGATCGTTCCATCGGTATTCTTGAAGGCCTGGTGATTGTTCAAGCTGCTTTGATGTTCCCAGTAAGCTGGCGATACACCCCAGACATTGGTGATCGGAAGAGTAGTGTAACCAGCGCCGCCGGGGTTAAGGGTTACCACTAACGCCTCGTCTTCCTGCAGGCGGAAGTGCCCTAGCGCATTGCGTTGTGTGACGAGGAAGCCTGCCTTGTCGCCGGGCTTGCCGGGTTGGGGCAGAACGTTCACGGGCACCTTGAAGACGGGCGCTTGAAGGTTTGCGATGACGTGGTCGAGCAGCGTGCGAAGTCTGGTGACAAAGGCATGTTCAAGAACATCGTCCGTTGGCTCAGCATCAGGGGGCGGCCCTGAGAGGCGTTTGACTTCCAGGTTGTCGGCGCCTTCTCTGCTCCAATCCGCTAGAGTATTGCGAATGAGCAGCGAGTCTCCGCCTTCGGTTAGCTGGATGTGGTTCGGTCTTCCATTGGCTGGTGAGCTGTCGAGGGTGATCGTATACGAGCCGTCGGGAGCAACCTGAAGCTGATCATGCGCGATATTCGCGAGGGTGCGCCAGCCATCGAGGTCGCTGAAGGAATAATTCGAATCGATGGGGCCTGGGGCGTGGCGCCTCCCGGTGATGACATAGCTGGAGCTGGCCTCTAAGGGCACAAGGAAGTACTGCGTGTCTGGATTATCGATGCCCCATCTTCCTCCGGGGACATCCGTGCCGAACCATGTGTGAGGAGGCATGGAGACTTGCACCACATGCGGACGCCTTGGGTCGCCGTCGATCGTTTCGAGCGCCACGAGAAACGCCAGTTCTTCGATGGAAGAGTGAGCCTGCTTCAAAGTAGAAGGAAGTAAATTAGGCCATCGTTCCTTCCACTTGGTCTCGAGCGATTGCAGCTCCTGCTGAAGATCAGGTCTGGCCAAGAGACGTATCGCGTGGCGCTCCAGCTTGGCCTGATCCTCGCCGGTTGGCGCGGCGGAGTGGCTCCACGCTCGTCGGCTCGCTTCATGTTGTCCGTACGCGGGGATAGCGCTCACGAGCGGGAGAGCCAGCCATAGAAAGAGCCAACGAGATGCACGAAGCAATAGACAGGGCTTCAAGAAGCCTCCTGGGGCAAGATGCATGCAAAACAATTGTGTGGGGGACGCTTTGGAGTGTCTAAGCTTGGGTCAGGTAACAACAACGCAGCCTGGCATCCGAGTGTCTTGAATGGCTACACCCGGGACGGCTCGCTGTGACGTTGAAGTGCGTAGATAGCATTGGCTCAATGCTAGTCGATTCGTACCGATGTTTATCAATCGATTGCTTCATAGCCAGGTTTGAGGGCTGTCTTTGCGCAAACTGAAAGCCGCCGCGCGCAGGTTTCATTAGGACGCGCGACTGTCCGTAGATGAACTAACCGGAACAGAAGCTCTGCTTGTGCTCCGGCTTCCATTTACAGGTTCGAATGGGCTTTCTGTAACGACTTCCATCAAGTCTGAAGACTCATCAAAAATGGTCAAGGTCATCTCTTCTTGAGCGATGAGAAAAAGTCTGTTCCCAGAGAAGGTGTTGACATATTTCGCTGGTCGCTCTACGCTTCGGTAAGCCACTCAAGTCTTCACAGGAATTCCCATGCTGTGTGCCGCCCTATCTACGTGTCTCTGTTGCTCGGCCTGTTGTCTGCGCCGCGCCGGAATATGTTGTGGGCACTGCCGCTGAATTCTCCTGATTGAGATAGCCGTCAGACAGCAGCCGCCCACCAGTCATCCTGGTGGTTTTTATTGGCAGCACCTCGTCGATGAGCAACGCTTCAGCCGCCACCGAATCCTCATAGTCTTGATATCCAGCCATATGGTGTCCCAGAGCAATTGATGATCCGCACGTACTGCCAGAACTGTTGTCCGACCTCCATCGCTTCAGCGCGACTATGCGCAATCTCGTCAAAATCTATCGCCGCATTGTGTTGACCCTCAGATCAACATTGCCGGCTCTAGAGCCCACGAGATCCATCTCGTGGGCTTTTTACTTTCCTGGAACAACGTGTGACTTAGGAGCCAATTATGACTCATCCATTATTTTTCAAGCGGCGGAGGCTTGCGCGGCTTTTGTTTGTCCTCACCCTTGTGATTGGAGCTCTTCGAGCAGACGCGCAGAATAGCGCCGCGATCTCGGGCTCCGTGCAGGACAGCCAGAAGGCGCAGGTTTCCGATGTAAGAGTGACGGTGACCCGCACCGAGACCGGGGACGTGCATGAGGCAAAGACCGACAACTCCGGATTTTTCTCCTTCCCGGTCCTTCTTCCCGGTCACTACGATGTGAAGGTCGAAAAGGACGGATTCAGTCCACAGGTCAAGTCTGGAATCGAAATCTTTACGGGGCAAACGACTCCGGTGAATTTTGTCGTCAAGCCAGGGCAGGTCGAAGAGCACATCGATGTGCAGACGGATGCTGCGATCCTGGATACAGCGACATCGTCGGTCACGGACACGATCGAGAACAAAACGATCACGAACTATCCGCTGGTGGATCGGCGCGCGACGCAGCTACAGCGGTTGAATGGCTTCGTTGTCGGCGGCGGTACTGGATCCGGCTCGTACTTCGCGGTCGCTGGCGGCCGGGGCAACAATGCAAACTACACGGTAGACGGCGGAACCACACAGAATCTATTGCAGGGCGTGCCGACTCAGATGTTCGACCTGCCCATCGACTCGCTGCAGGAGTTCAGCCTGAGCGTGAGCAACTACACGGCAGACCTGGGGCGTTCCGGCGGGGGAGTCATTCAGATGACAACAAAGTCGGGGACGAATAGTTATCACGGAAGTGGTTATATCTACTACCGCAGCCAGAACCTGCAGGCGATACCAGCATTCGCTCCCACCAATCCGTTAACCGGCAAGACGGTCAATGCTCCGCTGCAGTATAAGCTCTTTGGCGCAAGCATCGGCGGTCCTGTCAGAAAAGATAAGACCTTCTTCTTCTTCAGCTACGAAGGCAAGGTAGAGACGGTCAACAATGCGGTCAATATCAGCGTTCCGACCGCGGCAGAGCGTACCGGTGACTTTTCGGCGATCTCGACGCCGATCATCGATCCCAATACCGGCGTGCAGGCGATCAGCAACGGAGTCTTGAATGTGCTGCCTCAGTCGGAACTCGATCCTTATGGCGTAGCGCTGGCCTCGTACTATCCATTGCCCAATGTTCCGGGCGCTGCGATCAACAGCAATAACTACTACGCGAACGACCCAGAGCCAGAGCTGTACAACGACTACGTCGCGCGTATCGACCACACGTTCAACGGGAAGAATTCGGTCTATGGCCGTTTTCTCGCGCAGCCAGACCATGAGAATATCGCCGATGTCTTCCCGACGCCAGGGACGGACGTCTATGGCGTTTTGTCGCATAACTACTACTACAACCCGTCAGGAACCTATATACACACTTTCAATGTGTCGCTGTTGAACGAGGCTCGAGTCACCTTTACGCGTCGGCAGTCGCTCTCAATCAGCCATGGAGTGAACTCTGCAGCGGCGACGCAGCTTGCGCTGCCGGGAACGAACCCCACCTTCTTCCCTGGCGTGACGGTCAACGGGCTTGCGGCGATTGGCAATAACTCGCAGCAGCAGAGGCTGCAGACGCCAATCATCAGCAACGAATATACGGACAATCTCTCGTGGCAGCGGGGCAATCATCAGTTCAAGTTCGGCGTGGACTATCGCACCTCAGCCGACGGCGATCTTTACTCGCCCTCTGGCGGAGGCTTCTTCACCTTCACCAACACGGGTATCAGCACGAACACGGCAGCCGGAAGTCTCGCAAGTCTTCTTCTGGGCCGCGTAAATACGGCGAGCCGGCAGGAGACAGAGTACCTTCACTCCGATGCCTGGAGCATCGGGATTTACGCGCAGGACAACTGGCATGTGAATAGTCGGCTGACGTTGAACTATGGGCTGCGCTGGGACCTCGATTCGCCGCGTTATCTGAGCAACAATCGCCAGAACGGCTTCAACGCGACGGAGATCAATCCTGTGTCAAGCACGCCGGGCGTAATTACATTCGCGGGCATCAACGGCCAGAGCAAGTACGCGAACAACTTCGATGACGCCTTGTTTGGGCCGCGTTTCGGCTTCGCCTATACGCCGCGAGAGCACAGCGTGGTGCGTGGCGGCGCGGGCGTGCTGTATCCGGGCGAGTACGACCAGGCGACGCCGATTGTGCTGAACACGGGCTTTTCGAACGCGGTGACGATCTCCTCGCCCAACTCGGGCGCAGGAACACCGGCGTTTCTGTTGAAGGACAATGCGACAGCGGGGACAGGGCTGGCTGCATTCCCAACCACGGCGCAACTGACGCCAGGATACGGCGCAGTCCCGGTGGGTGGGAAGGCGTATATCGCGCCGCAGTTCATCGCGCCGCACCGGCTGACGGGATACTTCTACCAGGCGAACCTCGACGTACAGCATGACTTCGGCGGCAACCTGCTGGTGGACATTGGCTACCTGGGGACGTTCGGTCACCATCTGCCAAGTCCATCGGCCGAGGGAATCAATCAGATCACGCCCGCGAACCTTGCACTGCTGGCAGCGAATCCAGCGGCCTACAAAGCATCAGGCACGCAGGTTCTTCGGCCTTTTCCTCAGTTCAGCAATGTGCAGAATCTTTACCCGGACATTGGAGCGTCGAAGTACAACGGCGTGAACTTCGGTGTGCAGAAGAGATACAACAAGGGCTTCCAGTACCAGGTGAACTATACGTACTCGAAGTTTCTGGACAATCAGACCTCGCGCAGCGAACTTGCTGGATATCCAGGAACGAACACCTACACGGACTACTACAATCCGCAGGATCGCTGGGGCCTTTCGGGCAACGATGTGCGGAACCGCCTGATCGCGAATGGATTGCTGGAACTGCCGATTGGCAAAGGCAAGCTGGTGAATGTGAGCTCGCGCTGGCTCGATGAGACTGTCGGCGGATGGTCTGTAAGCGGGCTTGCGGAAATCCACTCGGGTACCGCGCTGAGCGTGATCGACGCTACGAACAACACGGGATCCTACTCCGATGGAGTTCGACCGAACCTGGCTGGCGATCCCAACAGCCTGGGGTCGTCGCGACCGCGGGCGCAGAAGATCGCCGAGTGGTTCAATACTTCGGCTTTCACCCAGAACGCGCAGTACACCTTCGGGAACGCTCCCCGTACCTTCGGTCGCGGTCCTGCTTTGGTCACCTCAGACTTTACGTTGTTGAAGCGGGTTGCGCTCCACGAGCAGCAAGGAGTCGAGTTCCGCCTTGAGGCGTTCAACGCGTTCAATCACGCCAACCTGGGCAATCCGAACACCACCTTCGGCAATGCCAACTTCGGCAAGATCAATACGCTGCAGGGCGGCACCACGCCATCGAGAACCCTTCAGTTGGCCGCTCACTACACCTTTTAACCAACCGCCGCAAGCACTTAACCTGATCTTCCCTTGAGGACGCAATGAACAATCGGTTCTTCTTCGGCGCGGCCACGGCGCTCACGCTCGCACTCGCCACTTCGATATCCCCGGCTCAAGCTGTTTCGGCAACTGGAATCGCACCACCACCGCCTGAAAACGTAGCGTCGTGGCCTGCAAATCCACAGGCTCCGAAGAACGTCCCGAATGTCGTCGTAATCCTCATCGACGATGTCGGCTTCAGCGCAACTTCGACCTTTGGCGGTGTGATCGAGACGCCAACCTATGACCACCTGGCCGCGAACGGACTTCGCTACAACGCGTTCCATGTGAACTCGCTCTGCTCGCCGACACGGGCTGCGTTGCTGAGTGGCCGCAACAATCATGAGGTGGGCTTCGGCACCGTGGCGGAGGCTGCTGCCGGGTATCCCGGATACGACGCACACTGGTCGAAGGATGCTGCTTCGCTGCCGGAGATCCTGAAGCTGAACGGATACAGCACGGCGGCCTTTGGCAAGTGGCACAACACCCCATTGTGGGAGGTAAGCCCAGCGGGGCCATTTGATCGTTGGCCTACGAACCGCGGGTTTGAGCACTTCTACGGATTCATCCAGGGTTATGACAATCAGTACTATCCACGCCTCTTCCGCGACACCGTAGCCGTAGAACCGCCGTCGACTCCGGCGCAAGGCTACAACCTCACGACAGACATGTCCGACGAAGCGATCAGATGGCTGCACGCTCATGATGCAGTCGCTCCGGACAAGCCGTTCTTTCTCTACTACGCACCCGGTGCCGTTCACACTCCGCTACAGGCACCCAAGGAGTGGATCGCGAAGTACAAGGGTAAGTTCGATGAAGGCTGGGACAAGGTGCGCGAAGAAACGTTTGCGCGGCAGAAGAAGCTGGGCGTGGTCCCGGCAAACGCGGAGCTGACGCCGCGCCCTGCGGGTCTGCCTGCGTGGGATTCGCTGTCGCCGGATGAGAAGAAGCTGCTCGCCCACCAGGCAGAGGTCTTCGCCGGATTTGCGGCACAGGCCGACTTCGAGGTTGGCCGCGTGCTCAAAGCCATCGATGAAGAGGGCAAGAGCGATAACACCATCGTCTTTGAGATCTTCGGAGACAACGGAGGCAGCGCCGAAGGTGGCCTGCACGGGACGGACCTGCTGGATAGCGCGGGTGGTAACGCCAGCATCCAGGACCGGCTTGCGGTAAGCGACGGGTTAGGTAGCGAGGTCTTCATGAATCACTACGCCGCAGCATGGGCGTGGGCGCTGGGAACGCCGTTCCAAGGCACCAAGCAGGATGCCTCGCACCTCGGCGGAACGCGCGACCCGCTGATCGTTTCGTGGCCCGCACACATCAAGAGCGTTGGCCAGCTTCGCAGCCAGTTCCAGCACGTGAACGACATCGCGCCAACGATCTATGACGTTGCCGGGATCAAGTTCCCGGAGAGCTATGAAGGAGTGAAGCAGATACCGCTTGAAGGTTCGAGCTTCGCCTACACCTTCGATCATCCTGACGAACCAAGTCACCACCACATCCAGTACTTCGCAACGAGCGGTAACCGCGCTATCTACAAGGATGGCTGGTGGGCGGGCAATCGGTACGCCTCCACCTGGGAGCCTAGAGGAGCGTTCAGCCTTGGGCCGCATAACGATATCGATCGTCATCCGTGGGAGCTTTACAACCTGAACGAGGACTATAGCCAGGCACACGATCTTGCGGTGAAGTATCCGGAGAAGCTGAAGGAACTCGAAGCGCTATTCAACGAAGAGGCGACACGCAACCATGCGTTTCCGCTTTTGCCGGAACTGAGACCGCAGCCCGCGCCTTCGCTCAACAAGACTGTCTTCGTCTATCGCAGTGGAGTGGAGCGGCTGCCGAATCCAGTAGCACCAAAGATCGTGGGGAGGGCGCATGAGATCACGGCTGATATCTTTCTTCCTGCAGGTGCGGGTGATGGAGTGATCTTCGCTCAAGGCTCACGTTACGGCGGGTTCACGCTCTTCATTAAGGACCGTCACGTCGTCTACGAGGTGAATGCTTACGGCAAGAGCTCCGGACGTATTGTCTCGACCGATGCTTTGCCGGATGGCCCTGCTCATATTGTGCTCGAGGTGCTCCCTGATCCGGCACCAGCCGGTGCGGGCGGGGTGACGATCCTTGGGCCGCGCGGCGTTCGCGCCGGAAAGGTCTCTCTCGCGGTGAACGGCAAGCAACAACAGGAGGTATTTGCGAACCTGCTGGGAGCCTCGGGGACGGAGACTCTTGATGTTGGTAGCGATCTTGGCTCTGCCGTGAGTAAGGACTACACAAGTCCGAATCGCTTCACGGGAACGATCGAGAAGGTCCAGCTCGAGTTGAAGTAATGCGCCCCGTTGAGGTGGGCAGAGTTGCGGACAGCCCTGAGTTTCGCGCTGTTCGCGACCTGTCCTGGGCAACGCGGATAAGGCAAGACGGATAATGGGATGGAAGCATTACCCTAATCACGATGACGAGAGGTGTCTATGTCCACGATTGCGCCAACGATTGCGCCCCGGCTCCGTCTGAGTGAGATCGCACCGGCGGTCATCCAGTCTGAGATTCGTGCGATGTCGGTGGAGTGTGATCGCATCGGAGGTATTAATCTTGCACAGGGCATCTGCGACACGGAGTTACCGGGCGTGGTGGCCGAGGGTGCGACGGATGCTATTCGCGACGGGTTCAATATCTACACGCGACTCGACGGCGTCCAGGTGCTCCGCGAAGCCATCGCCGCCAAGCTGCAAACCTATAACCATCTGACGGTCGATCCTCAGTCGGAAGTCCTTGTGACCAGCGGCGCAACTGGCGCGTTGTACGCGTCACTGCTTGCACTGCTCAATCCGGGTGACGAGGTCATCATCTTCGAGCCGTTCTATGGATATCACGTAAGTACGCTGATCTCGTTGCGGATGAAGCCGGTCATCGTTCCTCTTGCGGAGCCGGACTGGCAACTCGATCTGGATGCGTTGCGCGGCGCGATCACCTCGAATACCCGCGCCATCATCGTGAATACGCCGTCGAATCCGTCTGGCAAAGTCTTCGGGCGCGGCGAATTGGAAGCGATTGCGGCGCTGGCGATCGAACACGATCTCTTTGTGTTTACCGATGAGATCTATGAGTACTTCCTCTTTGAAGGCATCGATCATTTGTCGCTTGCCACGTTGCCGGGGATGAGGGAACGGACCATCACCATCTCCGGACTGTCGAAGACTTTCAGTATTACCGGCTGGCGCGTTGGCTATCTCGCGGCATCGTCACGATGGATATCAGCCATCGGCTACTTTCACGATCTAACGTATGTATGCAGCCCAGCACCGCTGCAGTTCGGCGCGGCGGCGGGCTTGCGTCAGTTAGCGGACAGCAGTTTTTATACCGATCTGGCGAGCAGCTATGAAGCGAAGCGCGACCAGTTGTGTGCGGCTCTTGAAGACGCAGGCTTGCAGCCTTACGTGCCGCAGGGCGCCTATTACGTGTTGGCGAATGCGGAACGGATTGCGGGCGCAAATTCCAGCGAACGGGCTCGAGCGCTGCTGCGAGCAACAGGAGTGGCGTCCGTTCCAGGATCGGCCTTCTTCCGGCCAGGTCTAGGGGATCACCTGCTGAGGTTCTGCTTCGGCAAGCGGCCAGCCGATCTTGACCTGGCCTGCGAAAGGTTGCGGGAGTTTTAGCAGAACGAGTAAGAACGGCTCTTTGCAGGGCGTCATGAAGACTGGAAGACGAGATCAGTGATGGTTGAAGAATCTTCAAAGGAAGAGAATGGTTGCTGTTGTGCACCGAGCGCTAAGGATGCTGCAGGGCAGACTGCGACGAAGCTGCAAAGTGCGGATGTCTCGTCCGTCTGCGAACCGCGCGACGAGACGCTGGCCCGCATGGTAGCGCTGCCGGGCGGCACATTCCTGATGGGCACAGAGAATACGGAAGGCTTTCCAACAGATGGCGAAGGACCGGTGCGAGCCGTGACGCTCGATCCGTTTCTGATTGATCGTCACTCAGTTACGAACGATCTCTTCGGTAAGTTTATTGCAGCGACTGGCTATAAGACGGAGGCCGAGCGATTCGGATGGTCGTTCGTGTTCTGGAGCCACATCCCGAAGATGCGATTCGCGCAGCTCGTGGAGGACACGGTCGCGGCGGCTCCGTGGTGGTGCCAGGTGCGGGGCGCGAGATGGGACGCACCCGAAGGCCCGGGATCGGATGTGCGAAAGCGCGGTGATTATCCGGTGGTGCACGTGAGCTGGAACGATGCACAGGCCTACTGCGCGTGGTCCGGACAGCGGCTGCCGACAGAAGCAGAGTGGGAGTACGCGGCGCGAGGCGGCCTGGAGCAGAAGCTGTATCCGTGGGGAGACAAGCTGCGGCCAGGCGGAGAACATCGCTGCAACATCTGGCAAGGGGAGTTTCCCAAGGAAGACACAGGCGATGATGGATACGCCGGGACGTGTCCCGTCGAAGCGTTTCCGGCAAATGGCTATGGGTTGTACTCGATTACGGGCAACGCGTGGGAGTGGTGCGCGGACTGGTTCGACGCGGAGTTTCATCGCACAGCGAGTCTGGTGAATCCGCAGGGTCCACCGCAGGGTGTTGCGCGGGTGATGAAGGGCGGGTCGTTTCTCTGTCACAAGTCGTACTGCAATCGGTATCGCGTCGGTGCGCGGACTGGGAATACGCCGGATAGCTCGACGGCGAACATCGGGTTTCGTTGCGCGCGATCAGTTCCGAAAGCAGGGGAGTAGTGAATGAGTTCTGAGTTCAATCGACGTGACTTATTATCTTTGGGGGGTGCGGGCCTTCTAAGTGGCGTTGCTGGTGCAGCTGGTGTCGAATCGCAGGTGACGCAGCAGCAGGTCACTTCGACCTTTGAAGGTGCTGCGATCGGCCGGCCGAAGAACCTTATCCTGTTTATGCCGGATGAGATGCGCGCCGATAGTCTCGCCTGTTACGGGAATCCAGTCACGAAGACTCCGAACCTGGACAAGCTTGCGCAGGAGGGTGCGCGCTTCGATCAGTGCCATGTGCAATATCCCGTGTGCGGAGCTTCGCGCTGTGCCATGTTGACGGGATGGCCGACAAGCGTCCGAGGCCATCGGAGTCAGTACTACTTTCTGCGACCGGAGGAGCCGAATCTCTTCCGGTATCTTCGGCAGGCTGGATATGACGTGTTCTGGTTCGGCAAGAACGATGCGCTGGCGGCACAGAGCTTCTATGAGAGCGTCACGGAGTGGAGCTCCGCAGGTGCGCAGGTAAATGCGGGTTCGACTGCGCCGAGGAACCTCACGCCGGGTTCTATTTCCATGCTTTACAGCCCTGGATCGAGCGATCGCAGAGAGACCGGCGACTACAGGCTATTGCAGAAGGCCATAGCGATATTGGAACGCACGCAGAAGGAGCGACCGTTCTGTATCTTTCTGCCGCTGTTTGAGCCGCACCCTCCTTATACGATTCCCGCCGATTTCTACAACATGTACTCGCCATCGTCGTTGCCGCCGCTGGCACCGCCAGGATTGAAGAAGAAGCCCGACTACTACGCGGGGATTCGAAAGAGATATGGTTTGGATAAGTTGGACGACCAGATATTCCGTAAGATCCGCGCGGTCTACTACGGGCAGGTCAGTTATAGCGACTGGCTGCTAGGTGAGCTGCTGGCCGCTTTGGACAAGACGGGCCACGCGAGCGACACGGCCCTGTTCGTGACCTCGGACCACGGCGACTACGCTGGCAACTATGGCTTAGTGGAGAAATGGCCCAGCGGGCTGGAGGATTGTCTAACCCGCGTGCCTATGATCGGCCGCGTCCCGGGAGCGAAGCAGGGCGTTGTGGGTACTGACATGGTCGAGATGTACGACGTGATGCAGACGTTTCTGTAACTCGCAGGCGCACGCGCGAACCACACCCACTTCTCTCGAAGCCTGTTGCCGCAGATGCACGGAGCAACCGGAGATAAGAATCGCGCGGCGTTCAGCGAAGGCGGCTACAACATCTATGAGCCGCAGTGCTTCGAGCCACTGGGTGCCGGTGGCGAGGTGTACGAGGGCAAGATTGGCCTGCAGATGGAACAACCTGTTCTGGTCTCGCGGAGTTCGATGATCCGCACTCAGACGCACAAGCTGATTGTCCGGCCACAGGGTCAGAGTGAGTTGTACGACTCCATTAACGATCCAGGCGAACTTAATAATGTCTACGATAAGCGGAGCTTTGCGACAGTGCAGTCGGAGCTGCAGGAAAAACTGCTGACGCACTACATCCAAACGACAGGTATTGCGCCCACAGATAAGGACGCCCGTGAAGCGCCGCCCTTCATCTCCACGAAGCAGAGTTTGGCCGCCGCGGGGTGGCAGGCGTCGGTGTTGGACGGGACAGCTTAGGACTATGAGTCGTAGAGAGCTTCGTGTGAAGAGCAGAGTGGCTGCGGTCGCGCTTGCCTCGCTGGGGGTAGATACTGACCTGGCCGGAGGCTCGCTCCATGCCGAAAACGATGGGGCAATAGTGGCCATAATCGCTTCGGTTGTCAGAAGCGATCGCATGGATAATTGCCTCTGCTCTGAAGGATTTGTGTCTCACGCGCTATGGGCCAGCAGGCCGCCTGTACCACCTCATCCGCACCCGGACCGTTCTATTCGCCGCGAAGCCCCATCCTGCGGGCGCTGTTTGTGACTCTGGTTACAGGCTTCGTGCTGTTTCACAGGGGCTTTTATTGCTTGTTCAAGAGCAAGTCTGCGGCTATATCGCTGCCCGCCGATGAAGCGAATGCTCGGCTTGCGCGCGACAGTATCCGGTAGCGACGATATAGCGAGCTGGCAACGCGTGATTGGCAGATTTGCTGGAAGGAGATGTACTTTTGAGGTTTTTGTTCCAGGATGCGAGGCACTCCCCTACGAAGGCCTGCCCTTGCGTGATTGTCTCTTGTCACGAGCCGAAGGCAGGATGCTGTTCCAGGGGACGGGAGAAGCAAGGATCATCGAAGTGTTCGTTGCGACATAGGGCATCATGGCATCGATTA
This Granulicella aggregans DNA region includes the following protein-coding sequences:
- a CDS encoding pyridoxal phosphate-dependent aminotransferase encodes the protein MSTIAPTIAPRLRLSEIAPAVIQSEIRAMSVECDRIGGINLAQGICDTELPGVVAEGATDAIRDGFNIYTRLDGVQVLREAIAAKLQTYNHLTVDPQSEVLVTSGATGALYASLLALLNPGDEVIIFEPFYGYHVSTLISLRMKPVIVPLAEPDWQLDLDALRGAITSNTRAIIVNTPSNPSGKVFGRGELEAIAALAIEHDLFVFTDEIYEYFLFEGIDHLSLATLPGMRERTITISGLSKTFSITGWRVGYLAASSRWISAIGYFHDLTYVCSPAPLQFGAAAGLRQLADSSFYTDLASSYEAKRDQLCAALEDAGLQPYVPQGAYYVLANAERIAGANSSERARALLRATGVASVPGSAFFRPGLGDHLLRFCFGKRPADLDLACERLREF
- a CDS encoding formylglycine-generating enzyme family protein, which translates into the protein MVEESSKEENGCCCAPSAKDAAGQTATKLQSADVSSVCEPRDETLARMVALPGGTFLMGTENTEGFPTDGEGPVRAVTLDPFLIDRHSVTNDLFGKFIAATGYKTEAERFGWSFVFWSHIPKMRFAQLVEDTVAAAPWWCQVRGARWDAPEGPGSDVRKRGDYPVVHVSWNDAQAYCAWSGQRLPTEAEWEYAARGGLEQKLYPWGDKLRPGGEHRCNIWQGEFPKEDTGDDGYAGTCPVEAFPANGYGLYSITGNAWEWCADWFDAEFHRTASLVNPQGPPQGVARVMKGGSFLCHKSYCNRYRVGARTGNTPDSSTANIGFRCARSVPKAGE
- a CDS encoding carboxypeptidase regulatory-like domain-containing protein, with protein sequence MTHPLFFKRRRLARLLFVLTLVIGALRADAQNSAAISGSVQDSQKAQVSDVRVTVTRTETGDVHEAKTDNSGFFSFPVLLPGHYDVKVEKDGFSPQVKSGIEIFTGQTTPVNFVVKPGQVEEHIDVQTDAAILDTATSSVTDTIENKTITNYPLVDRRATQLQRLNGFVVGGGTGSGSYFAVAGGRGNNANYTVDGGTTQNLLQGVPTQMFDLPIDSLQEFSLSVSNYTADLGRSGGGVIQMTTKSGTNSYHGSGYIYYRSQNLQAIPAFAPTNPLTGKTVNAPLQYKLFGASIGGPVRKDKTFFFFSYEGKVETVNNAVNISVPTAAERTGDFSAISTPIIDPNTGVQAISNGVLNVLPQSELDPYGVALASYYPLPNVPGAAINSNNYYANDPEPELYNDYVARIDHTFNGKNSVYGRFLAQPDHENIADVFPTPGTDVYGVLSHNYYYNPSGTYIHTFNVSLLNEARVTFTRRQSLSISHGVNSAAATQLALPGTNPTFFPGVTVNGLAAIGNNSQQQRLQTPIISNEYTDNLSWQRGNHQFKFGVDYRTSADGDLYSPSGGGFFTFTNTGISTNTAAGSLASLLLGRVNTASRQETEYLHSDAWSIGIYAQDNWHVNSRLTLNYGLRWDLDSPRYLSNNRQNGFNATEINPVSSTPGVITFAGINGQSKYANNFDDALFGPRFGFAYTPREHSVVRGGAGVLYPGEYDQATPIVLNTGFSNAVTISSPNSGAGTPAFLLKDNATAGTGLAAFPTTAQLTPGYGAVPVGGKAYIAPQFIAPHRLTGYFYQANLDVQHDFGGNLLVDIGYLGTFGHHLPSPSAEGINQITPANLALLAANPAAYKASGTQVLRPFPQFSNVQNLYPDIGASKYNGVNFGVQKRYNKGFQYQVNYTYSKFLDNQTSRSELAGYPGTNTYTDYYNPQDRWGLSGNDVRNRLIANGLLELPIGKGKLVNVSSRWLDETVGGWSVSGLAEIHSGTALSVIDATNNTGSYSDGVRPNLAGDPNSLGSSRPRAQKIAEWFNTSAFTQNAQYTFGNAPRTFGRGPALVTSDFTLLKRVALHEQQGVEFRLEAFNAFNHANLGNPNTTFGNANFGKINTLQGGTTPSRTLQLAAHYTF
- a CDS encoding arylsulfatase, with the translated sequence MNNRFFFGAATALTLALATSISPAQAVSATGIAPPPPENVASWPANPQAPKNVPNVVVILIDDVGFSATSTFGGVIETPTYDHLAANGLRYNAFHVNSLCSPTRAALLSGRNNHEVGFGTVAEAAAGYPGYDAHWSKDAASLPEILKLNGYSTAAFGKWHNTPLWEVSPAGPFDRWPTNRGFEHFYGFIQGYDNQYYPRLFRDTVAVEPPSTPAQGYNLTTDMSDEAIRWLHAHDAVAPDKPFFLYYAPGAVHTPLQAPKEWIAKYKGKFDEGWDKVREETFARQKKLGVVPANAELTPRPAGLPAWDSLSPDEKKLLAHQAEVFAGFAAQADFEVGRVLKAIDEEGKSDNTIVFEIFGDNGGSAEGGLHGTDLLDSAGGNASIQDRLAVSDGLGSEVFMNHYAAAWAWALGTPFQGTKQDASHLGGTRDPLIVSWPAHIKSVGQLRSQFQHVNDIAPTIYDVAGIKFPESYEGVKQIPLEGSSFAYTFDHPDEPSHHHIQYFATSGNRAIYKDGWWAGNRYASTWEPRGAFSLGPHNDIDRHPWELYNLNEDYSQAHDLAVKYPEKLKELEALFNEEATRNHAFPLLPELRPQPAPSLNKTVFVYRSGVERLPNPVAPKIVGRAHEITADIFLPAGAGDGVIFAQGSRYGGFTLFIKDRHVVYEVNAYGKSSGRIVSTDALPDGPAHIVLEVLPDPAPAGAGGVTILGPRGVRAGKVSLAVNGKQQQEVFANLLGASGTETLDVGSDLGSAVSKDYTSPNRFTGTIEKVQLELK